In Synchiropus splendidus isolate RoL2022-P1 chromosome 15, RoL_Sspl_1.0, whole genome shotgun sequence, the genomic stretch ttttgtGCAATAGTTATGCAAATGTATTGTACATGTAAGGCAATTACAATGAGCGAGAGGAAATTAGAATAAATATTGATTCATAAATTAGCATCAATAAATATCTTAAAAACAGCAGTATTTTTGTGTGCTAGAAAATCACACTTTAGTCAAGGAGATAGGATGGGAAGGAAACAAAGGAGGATTTCTGCTTGCACCCAAATACAATCTCATCCTGTCATTTACAGCATCACCCAATAAAACCATCAatctgttgccatgacaacatcaGCAGACCACAATCACCCGCCTGTCCCGCAGTCTATAAACAGAGCCGCAAATACTTGAACTATGTAAGTAAGTAATGTGTTTAATGTTTACCACAcactaaaaacaaagcaaaagtgtatatatatatatatatatatatatatatatatatatatatatacatacacatatatagAGAGAATAGTTACTCTCAATCCAAAGGTGGTAAAAGAATCAGTATATTTCGCCAGTAAATGGGGAAACATCCATAGATATGACACTAAAGACGCTACCACGACAGATTATTGATAAAATCAAATATTCTAgcaaaaaagtacatttaaagtACATAACAATAATGTAGAAAAGGGCATTTTGTACTGGTACAGATCAAGGCACGCCTAACAGACCACATTTGTCATTCAAAATATGTTGGGGAAAAAGACCGCTAGTGTAAGAAAGACTCATATATCATAAAAATGTAATACcataaatattcaaatgtaCGAATATTCACAAATAATAAAGGCGGAACAGCCATAGTCAACACACCATTCTGAAAGCATGCATGCTATTTTTTACCTGCAGACATTTGCAGCCTTTAAAAGAATACACTCACTGTGATTCGGTGTTTGAATTGATAAATCAATAACCACTGCAATAATGGTCGCCCTGGTAACAGAATTCAGGTTAGAACTTGCAGCATCACATGTTTTACTGAGGTGTAGATTAACTTATACAAGCAAGGATCACAGATTAACCCAACTGAGAGAGTAATAGCATCAATGAACCTGATATGATGTCTCATAAAGTGAAGCAGAGCACACCTTCTGTGATGTGAAACCATTACaacaagacaggaagtgacctttATAAAGTTGTGCATGGTCGAGTGGGAATAATTCAGAATGTTAGATATAGAAAATCTCAAAGCATAGATGTCATTCCATTCATGATTTCAACTTGACTTCAGcccattttgttttgaaaatacacCTCAAATGAAAGCCGTCCCACTCTCCAGTGACAATTGCTGTGTGCTCCACAGAGATagactcttctcttctctctcagggGACACATATTCAAAGGAAGCACAGTGGCCTAAATATTAGGAGCTGGTGGAATTGCCCTAGAAACACCAAATCCACGTTAAATAAAGAAGGGAAGGATGGTTTGTGAGACGTGCGGTCTCTCATCTTATTAAAGCAACACGTATGtcaaaatctaaatattaatattgtgaTTCCTAATGCATTTGAACATTGAAAACTAAAATTACAAAATGTTATCACAttatgtttgatgtgctgtTGAATCAAATGCGTTCAGGTGGACCATTTTAAGGGTGTGGCTAGCAGTTCGTAGGAAGCTGCCTTGTTCCAGGGTTGCTGGGCAGCAGCAGTCAAAACAGCAAAGTAAAAGACACCCAAAACAAAAGAGCCACTCGGACTCTTAAATTAAAGGAAGCGCTGGTCTCTGAGGACCTCTGGGATTAGGATTGTCACCTTTTGCTGCGTAAATAATGCAGGACTCTCATTGGCTGATTAGTGAATTATTCAGGAGGGGAGCAGATCACAAGATATAAGGTCCGAGTCCAAGACACAAGACGAGACCTGGCCTATCCCAAACCAGACAGCAAGTCACaactggagctgcagaactggCCCCAGCAGGGAATCTTTTTCTCTGACTCAGTATTTACGTGAGACATTGTCGTACGGTGGTTTCTGGTGTCACGTGACTCAGTCAAGCTGCAAAGTAATCTGCAAGTCAATTCATATTCACTATAATAATGAAGCCCTCTCGACCTGACATTCCTCGTGTTGATATGAAAATGCCTCAAGTGAATCTGGCAGCAGATAGTTAGATTGTGATTCTGCTGGTGCCTGTGTCAGACATGTTTTCAGTAACATGCCAGGAAGCACTGTATGCTGCTGTATTGTTGGAAAATTCTCTTTTCCCCCCTGCACTCTCACTCTGTTCAACATGTTAAATCAGGGTCGGCGAAGAAGGGTCACCGGAGGAGGTCGTCGCTATGGTTACGTCAATTAATAACAACCACTCATTTAAGTAAAAGCAATAGCCATGTCATGTGTTTTAGAGTGATAGCTGTGTGTGTAAGGGAGAGTGTGGAGGAcctacatatacatatatatacaatatatatacacagcatTACACTGTGTtataatgtaaaaataatataatatatattatatattatattatgttataatATATACTATGAATACAATATATCAGGTTTTATgttggtgtgtatgtgtgtatagtATAGTCCCCCttccttttatttctctcttatcCAGctccactttttttgtttgatattcCTTGCTGCCCTGTgttatcattttaattttattttctaatttgGTTCCATCCTTTCCTTTTCAGTAGTACCTGTCTGTAgtattttgtttatatattttcacGCTTCATAAACATGTTGCTCTGTGTCTCCATGCAATGGTGGCCTGGTTCTTGtctatttagaaaaaaaaacgctcacATATGTAAATATATCTTATTATGTTGTATGAGTTTGAGGTGTTGAGTATAGATGTTTAACTGGGGGGGTGTAAAATGGGTCTGGAGTGTTTCATTGCATTCGTTTAGGGTGATTGtcgtgagtgtgtgagagagagaaagcgagAGAGGTCTCTGCTCTGTGTTTTCCCATATGAACATCATCACACCAAATAAATGAACGTCAAAGATTTCCACTCACACTCCAAGTGCTTCTTCTTGGGCGCCATCACTTCGTGAGTGGTAGCTTTGCACACCGCCCGGGCCATATCCGAGCCCGTCAGCTGGTACTGCGCAGCGGCAATGCGATCCGTCAGTGTCTGACCCGACATTTTCTCTCCGATCGGTGGACCACCTCAGATCCCGAACAGCAGAGTACAACCTCAACCTAGATCGGTGTCAAACCCAGTGGCGCCTCGATGGTCGGCTCTCTCACTCACAGGCCTGTGACCTTctggaacacaaacacgcacatgaAGCGGCTAAAAATGCGCTGAATAAAATAGTTTCTGCAGCTATATCGTGTTTAACACATGGATCATTCGAGAAATCGTGTGATTAGGACTCACGCTGGGTCGTGAATTCCCTGCGGCTGGTCCGGTTCCGGGCTCCGAGCGAGCGGTTCAGCACCGCGGACAGCTAAAGCCACTCGTTATGTAACACTCCGCTGGCAATGGACGCACAACTCTCGCTCTGCAGCCGAAAATGAATGAGCATCCATTTAATCTGGTGCGAACGCGccacaaaatatgtatttttaaaagggGTCTTACCGATTTTAAATCAACATTCAACGGCTCGGCCAAATGTTCTGGTCGGAGGTGGCATCGGGTTGCCTGTGCGATCCCCCGCTGCGGTGCCAAAATATCCAGAGAGCTCGGTTCGAATGCGGTTCTGGAGGTGGTCTCCTCCCCGGATCTGCAGAGAATGCGCTCTACTGGTGTCGCCAACACTGCAGAGCAAGATGCTcgtgaagaggagcagaaggaCGGGGATTTCCTGtggccccctcctccccctgcagCCGTCACAGTGCGTCCATCTACTCTCCTCCCCCATCATGCACCCGGACACACGCGTTTTGGgatcaaaaatatgaaatactgCATCGCAGTTGCGTGAACACAGGTGAACAATTGTACCCTAAATATTGTTCTAAAAATGACTGAACTCAAGAGGCCCTTTTAGAATCCCGAGCCACCCCAAGAGGCTCTTCATGGAGACTCAGCTGTGTAGCCTCCATTAAAAAGATGTTTCCATATGATGGAATATGGTTTCTGGATGATGACAAGGATGATAATACTGTGTCTATTAGTTGACATAGTGAGGCAGTGTTTGATTCTAACTAGACATTCCTCTTTGAAAGTGAAGCGTGACTGATGGTTTGTTGTTCCacatacttttttattttgacgtGTTTTCCATCTGAAATTGTTATCTATTCataaaaatagcattttatttttatttaattaagaAGCACTGCTTTTTGTTATGCATGAATACAGCAGCATACATATATGTGATTCAACCTCACAttgatttgtgttgttgtagTACTCTCATTCTCCGgaataaaatgatgcaaaagAGTATCTGGAGGTTGGGTTCGACTCTTCCAGTGTGAGAAACATAACAGAAATGGATTACTGTGAGCTAGATTTAAAACACACAACGCTCTGTCCACACCAACGCAACAAACAATAAGTTTAAAGACGGAATGATTATTTAAGTAAGATTAAAATTAAGGGACTgtaacttcatttttttaaccaaatgaTGTAAATCTGGCTTGATTATTTCAGTTAGTTTTTCATGTCCAAGAAATAAATgagcatttgtttatttatttatattagaGCAGATAGCAGCAATCATcatgaaaaaacactttttaagaAAATATATGACGTGTAACATGCATATTCACATTTTTGTCAGACATATGAGACATGTTGCCTTTACCCGAACATCACCTGGATTAAATCGTgcactgtttaaaaataaactacaacaaaataaatagcgCGAGAGGGTTGCTATTATAATACAGTAACGAGCTTTGCCTTACATTACTTAGTGAAAGCGATATTGTCTTTCGGTTACGctctattatatatattatattaataaaagTAAAAAGGTCGAATCGTATTTTGGCTATTATAGCCCGCCGTAGTCACTGCGTTTTCTTACGTGATGACGCCATCAACTTCGGTACGCTGAGCCACGTATGAAGGAAGGAGTTCCGGGTCCACGCTGCCATTCAATATCGAAACCAGTCAAGTAAGTTCATTCTTTCATCAAACTagattcatttgtctttttctttgccGTAGTTTTGATACATTTCACTGGACGAAAGTTCCCTGAATGTGCCTTGTTATTAATGGATGCATGAAACTATGATGCTTTTACTGTTCACATAGTGTTTATGCACACTTATCAAACTTGTTGGTAATTGAAAGGttggagtgaaataaaaaaaaaaaaacattgctacTATTTACAGCACCAATTTGGCctattcttatttttatggtGCGGTCGCTTAGTTATATTTTGGAGCCTGGAATAGCTCCATAAATCAATCCTCCCCTCTGTGTTTCAGCAATGGCTGAGTTCCAAGAAGTGAATGAAAAGTCTGATTTGCATCCAAAACCGGCTGGGTTGGTTTTGCAATATGGCACAGCTGGATTCAGAACAAAGGCTGGAAATCTGGACCATATCATGTTCCGGATGGGGCTGCTAGCAGCTCTAAGATCCAGAAAGACATCTGCAGCCATCGGAGTTATGGTGACCGCCTCTcataacccagaggtcagaCAGTCTTTACCTTATTCTTTCTGTGCAGAATGCATTATGTTGCGCTGTtacactttttttctgctgttcaGGAAGACAATGGGGTGAAGCTGGTAGATCCGATGGGGGAGATGTTGGCTCCAGCATGGGAGAGCTACGCCTCCCAGCTCGCCAACGCCGAGCAGACGGATCTGGTAGTGACGCTGAAGAACATAATTGAGAAGGAGGCAATTGTCATGAGCCAGTCGGCGAACGTTTTTGTGGGCAGGGACACGAGGTACAGTACTAAATGTGCATTGCTTCATACATTGTCCAATAccattgtgtgcatgtgttcaggagcagcagtgttcTCCTCTCACAAGCCGTTTTGGATGGTGTATCTGCACTGGGTGGTGTCAGTAAAGGTAAGCTCACGTCACTCCGTATGGATTTGTTTTAATAACTGTGTCTTCAACTGTGTGCTCAAGCAGTACACCTTTATCACATTTAACAAGAGTTAATAtggtaatagtagtagtaaatgagtttttatgttctcagAACCAAATATAATTGATACGTTTCAgggttatttttttatgatattCATAAATCCtgtctgaatgtttttgtattcatgCCTACTGTGTAAGGAATGTTGTATTATTAATTATAAGTTCCTAATCTATATTATTTCTTATAATTTATTCTATTCCCATGCACCTGTGAATCTATACGTTAGTGTCTTGTCTCTTCTCTGTTGTGTGCAGACTACGGCCTGGTCACGACCCCGCAGCTCCACTTTATGGTTTGCTGTCACAACACGCAGGGGGAGTACGGCGAACCCACGGTGGATGGATACTACAAAAAACTCTGCCAAGCTTTCAGTCAACTCTGCAAAAACGTATGTGTGGATTTTAGGAGTTTTTACCACTTCACCTTACAGAACATTTCTTCACAGGCTTCCAACCGGACTGATGACCAGAAGCACCTCACTGTAGATGGGGCCAACGGTGTTGGTGCGCTGAAGGTCCGTGAGATTGAGGGACACATTAAGAAGGAGCTGCAGATCTCACTGGTCAATGATTGTGGTGGGAAACTGAACCATCAGTGCGGCGCTGATTTCGTCAAAGTGCAGCAAAAACCTCCGACAGGTACCTGCTCTGCCAAATGGTCACTATTGGCAGCAAATCTTATTTCATATAAGAATACAACAAAattagtgaacaaaaaaatacacttccAAAAAATCCTGCCGGAGACCCTGCATTATTGTTAATTGTTAATTACAGGATGCAGAACATGgtaatgcttttatttatgaatagtgtgagttttattttcctgtgggaacatttttaaatgaatgtatttggattttttttttctaatgtgaTTTCGTCCGATGGTCAGAGACGAATGGAGGACGACTGATGGGTATAATAGGAGAAATGTTTTCGGGTGTTGTCACAACTGTTATTAAGAAAAGTACATACTTAAATACGGAGGAATATTAAATGAATTTAGAATTACAATAACAGTATTAAACGACAACTCTTGACTTAAACAGACAACAATAGAGGTCCCTCCGAATCTATGTGACTCTTTCTTCCTGTCTCCACAGGCATGAAAGTGAATGCCGGCGAGCGCTGCTGCTCTTTTGACGGTGATGCCGACAGAATAGTCTACTACTACATCGACTCCGAAGGACGCTTTCACCTGCTGGATGGAGACAAGATAGCGACGCTGATCAGCACGTTCCTAAAGGAGCTGCTCATTCAGGTACACCTGCCAACACCATGGGTCTGCCACCAAAGACTTATGGTCTTCAGCCTCTTGTTTGAAGGAGCAGTCTTTTCATAATGTTCGTCCTTGTCAACTCAGGCTGGCCTGGAGTTGAACCTAGCGGTGGTGCAAACTGCTTATGCTAACGGAAGCTCAACGCAATACCTGGAGAACACAATGAAGGCAAGAAAAGGTTTTGTTCTGGATTAAAAAGATTGTTTGATGATAGGAGTGGAACTTGTTTTTAACACCGTCAACTCTATTCATGATTGTTGGTGAAGATTCAAGGTCCTCTTATTCAAAGGTTCCAGTGAGATGCACCAAGACTGGAGTGAAGCACCTGCATCATGCAGCGCTGGAGTTTGATATTGGCGTTTATTTTGAAGCCAATGGACACGGAACTGTAAgtagacacacaaacatctttctatagacacacacacaaacgtatttctatctttttggggaccactcattgccataaagCTTTCACCAGCCTCTTATCCTTAACGTAACCACCCAAAACATTGACTTgtgatttgtggggtccagccaaatttTACTATCCATTGTTGTGTCACTGATACTGATTTTGGACGGCTGGCAGGTGCTGTTCAGCAAGGCTGCGCAGGAGAAGATTCAGCAGCTCACAGAGGACTCCAACACCAACGACGAGAGGAAGCGAGCGGTTCTCCTGCTGCAGAGCACGATAAATGTCATCAACCAGGTAAGAAAGCGCCCCTCGAAGGCTGGGAAAATAATTTGTCAACACAGGAGAAAGGACATTTCATCAATTTCCTCGTCTTCACAGACTGTCGGTGATGccatttctgacatgttacTGGTTGAAGCGATCCTCGCCATCAAAGGCATGACTGCCCAGCAGTGGGACGCCATTTATACAGACCTTCCAAACAGGCAGCTGAAAGTTAAGGTGAGCGTTTCTTGACTCCATCGTTTCAAAAGCGCAAGCTAAGTTTCGATCTCTGCTGTGTAGGTGGCTGACCGCTGTGTGATCGACACCACGGAAGCGGAGAGACGGGCCGTGAGCCCGGCAGGTCTTCAAGATTGCATCGACGGTTTGGTGAAGAAGTACCCGCATGGTCGCTCCTTTGTGAGGCCGTCTGGCACCGAGGACGTGGTCAGAGTTTACGCCGAGGCAGACACTCAGGTGAGACATGATGCTCCTTGTAAAAACACAATTCTTAGCACAATGACATGTTTATTTCAGGACAATGCCGACGCTCTGGCGCATGAAGTCAGTGTCGCGGTCTATCGCATGGCAGGTGGAGTCGGCGCCGAACCTAAACCTTTATAAAGTACTCTGcactttttaacttttaatgCCAATCATTACTCTGGATGGATCTAATAATGTGTCTACTGTACTCACTTTGCTCTGTTAGTGAAGGATTTATCTATGGGAAAGTTATCTTGCTACTTTGGGTGTGCCAAAGTGGCACAAGGAAACATGTAAAGGTGCCTGGATGAACTACGACATTACATTGATGTGATCTAAATAAAATCATGAGAttaatttcaaacaaatcagatgATAATGAAGCATTGATGGATGCTAGTGCCACGGTGGAAACAACAATACTTGAGTGAAACATTGGAGCAGGTGATAAAAGTCATTGTCAAAAAAATTTATCACATTTTCCGCATGGTAATTCACACAACAGTCAACTGTGGTTGGCTTTAACTTTTAAGTCATGGTTGTGGTAATTTCATGTTAGCAACTGAATTTTAGCCATAAGTCGTGGCATCATGAACACTGATGATAATgtcatttgttgtttgttttttttaattctgaatatttttattaatcaTGTAGAAAAATATTGGGAGGCCGGTCTTTTGAATGTTGATTTACTTGGTTGAAATAAATGACCATGAGGAATCTTTAATGAGTGTTTCTTTAATTGAATTTGGACGTTGTCATTTTAGCAGAAACATTTGGCAGCTCTATGTTTActttgaacaaaaacacaaaacggaAGATTGGCTGATAAATTAGCCAGTTTATCTTCAGCCAGTCAAAGGTCTGTAGCAATGTCCTCTAGGGCACCACCGTATTGATGTGCTCCTCTCTCTGAGAGGCCTCTTCCTTCACCTCCCCTGTCTGTTTTTCTGCGATGGAAACGGCTTCTTCTTCGCTTTTAAATGAGAACTTCTGGGCGTGTGGCTACTGTTGCAGGTGCTGAAGGTTGGTCAACAGCATTTCAAAAAGTTGCTTCTGACATGCTCTGTCCTCCCTTATGAGCCTCTACTGGCTCTCccacaaatgtatttcatggGCCATGAACAGCTTGAGTCGAGCGTCCTCCCTCTCAGCGGCTGTCTTGTCCATTTCTTTGAGCTCAGCCATGACCTTCCCGAAGAGAGCAGCCGTGTGGTCttccctgctcctcttcctctttctgggCAAGACAGGGAGCACTAATAACAACAAAACCAACAATTATTATATGACCATAATACAATACGATTCCATTGTCATTCTGCAATATTTTTAACCCTAACTGTAGTTGCTCAGTTGCACAAACCATATAGTTTTTCGGGTGCCATACACTTTTTGACTGccctgtttttcatttctgtggACAGCAGTTCCTTCATCTTCATTGTTCTTCTTCATCAGATGATCCCATACATTTAAGTTAATGATGGCAGTACGCTTTAAAAACATACCTTGTGGTGCCTGGCTGGGACTCTCCAGTCCGTCTTCCGCTGGCCCCGCAGACGAGTCTGCTTGACTCGAGCAGTCGGTGACTTCAGCATCTGACGCCGGGGTTTCGACTGTCCCGTCCGCGTCCCGCCCCCcatcacaaataaacacatccAAGGGGCACGTCTGGGGCACCGGATTCTCCTCTAGCGACGTAGAGGGGCTCGCAGAGTTACCACCTGCGGAGATGCCGTATATCGCCTGGCACTCCGCGTAAAAGGGCCACTCCACAGGGCCCTTTTACGCGGAGTGCCAATATGTGGAGTGGCCACGGGGCCCATCTTGTCGTTGATGGTCATGCACTTTTTTTTGAGCGACTTCAGCTTATTTATGACCTGCTTCTGCGCCCGGACGAAGCCTCTGTCTTTCAGCATCCGGGCGATGTAGCCGTACAAGACGGTATATCGCACGGTCCCCGATATTTGGCGTTTCACCTCATCCCGAGCGCGGATGGCGACCAGCTCCCGGATCTCCCGGTCTTGCCAGTGTGTATTCATGGCTGGTGAACGATCCCAAGATGACACTAGTTTGCAGAGTGTTGTCCCGCCACACTAAAACTTCATACAACTGGACAGAAGACTGTCAAACCGTTTGCACCTCTCGGGCGGAAATGTTTCCTGACAACTTCCGGTTGCGGCCGGCAACTACTGGTGACGTTCATTCAAGCAGCGTGAgcgtttaaaaaaatggaagcaAACGCGTCCGAAACAGAAGGCGGGCGGTAATTTTATTATGAAGTCGTTGATTTTTAATTTACAAATTAGTATGTTGACTCATAAATACAGCCGTTTTATATTTCGAGCATATACACCAATAAACACACACGTTTTAATGCTacaatttaaatacatttgtaatGTTGTGTAATTACAAAGTGCAATGAAAAGCTGTGTGTTATCAGTGCTATCGGCTACTACATACTGTACTGCAAGTGAATTCATCACTTTAATGAAACCAAACTAATGAATCCAGCGTTGGAAACTCACAGTACTCACAGTAATAAAATTTACAGTCATACTTTCTAGACACACGAATCACAGCCAAAACAATTCACTCACACACCTCTTTTAGCTGACTATTTTTTGGCTTTCAGCATCATCAATTTCttcaattaaaaatatgaattataatgacacatttttcatGATCCTTTCTGAGAAGGAAGACAAGACTGTTTGTGTCCACATTAAACTGGTTTATAGTTCTGAATTGTTTTGCAAGTCTAATATTTCCCAACAAGAATCATATGTGTCAATGCCAATGAGCACAAAAACATGCATTGTTATTGTTCTGGAAGCATCAGTCATTGCGGTTCACACATGATCAGATGGATTACACACTGGACTTCGGTGCTTCTTCAAAACAATCCAAGTGGCTTGATGCACGTCCTGTATGAGAGGTAAtagaaactcgagcgaactacGCCAATGCCTCCTAGTCACTTTATTATTACCGGTCAGATAGGTCAGATACACATTTTAATGCATGCATTTAAAtcctttttttatcattatacGGCATATTATGATGGAACTCGAAGTTCTTTCtggaatatatatttatttatggtatgtatttatttcattcaactaCAGTCGTCCATAGTTTGCGCTTAATCGCTAAAAAAACTCGttttaatactaatactaaaAAACCCGACGTCCTTCGGCGCAGTTTGCCCACCCGGAAGACTTTTGACGTAACACCGGCGTCTGGCTAGCACTGCTACATTCTCTGTGCTAACCACTTCACTGGACCAAAACCATTTCTGAAGTACTCTGTTCTACCTCATCTGCTGTGACATGGCGGGGAATTTCTGGCAAAGTTCTCACTAGTAAGTGGAGGATGCGGAAAAGGACAcagtagtgttttttttctctaaaatgCAGTCTTTGTTATTCGGCCTAGCATTAGCATCTCGAGCGATGTGTCTGTGTTGGGTGTTTTTAGAATTTAAAGGTGATACTTTTGCACGATAACCAGTGTTAATTGACATATCAAGATAATAAACAGTAAATAGTCACTCAGAAGGCTGGCTTTATTTGAACGCAGatactaaaatgacaatgaTATCGGGTTGTTTTGTTCATAAACACTGCGTTAGTGTAGATTCTCAGATATGACTGACTTGTCTTGTTCTGTGCAGTCTTCAGTGGGTGCTTGACAAACAAGACCTGATGAAAGAGAGGCAGAAAGACCTCAAGTCCCTTTCTGAAGAGGAATACTGGAAGCTACAGATCTTCTTTGCAAATGGTATTTACAAATACACCTGGGATCGTGTGCACAAAACGGGGCTGTTGCCAAAACAAAGCGATTTTGACATCTGGATGATTTTCTTTGTCCAGATATTCTCTTGTAAATCTTATGAAACACATCACACATAGTGTCACAATGACTACTGTATTTTCCATCCATATAAGTGGTTTGAAATAAACTAAGAAatgtgttgtttgtcagttattcAGGCTCTGGGAGAACACTTGAAGCTGAGGCAACAAGTCATTGCTACGGCCACAGTCTACTTCAAACGCTTTTATGCCAGGTGAACCATTGAACCAACCGTCTGCCTCACTACTATGGCACTGTTATTACTAAATGATCCGTAAAAGACAATTTCGTAGttcagcatttatttttcagacatCCACACAAGTCTCTGAGATTTTTACTCTACTCTCAATTTAATCTCTCCTCAGGTATTCACTGAAAAGTATAGATCCTGTTTTAATGGCTCCTACCTGTGTCTTCCTGGCTTCCAAAGTTGAGGTATCaagattcattttgattttaaacGCATGTTTTGTCTGAGAAGTAATGTCAACATCTGCTCAGGAATTTGGGGTTGTGTCTAACACAAGGCTGATCTCTGCAGCAACATCAGTGTGTAAGTATCAAGAATAAAGCACAATGCGATGCGTAGTACATAGTTTTGTGtaattttccctttttttccagtGAAAACAAGGTTTTCATATGCCTTCCCGAAGGAGTTCCCGTATCGAATGAATCATGTGAGTAAATCCCATCATCACAATTCCAAACttcttgcatttattttatgcaTAAACTTGGTCATCTCTGATGCGGTTAAGTTGTGTGAAATAGAAGAAAACCATGCTTGGAACTGCAATAGATTTTATACAAAATGCTATGGAAAATGTTGCTATCGatagaaaaataacaaaagacatagaaacaacaaaaaacaaagtcgAATTTCTTATCATGcgcaaatattttttattggaaaaaatatttttgttggaaGTTTAgcgtttctatttttttaaatctctaacTTGAATTAATCATCATTCAATCCTACCAACTTAAAAAGTGGTgacttattcattcattcactggtTTGGAATGTGGCAGGAAAGCTGGTGACATACTAACCAAGCTGTGGCATCCACCATATGGCATTATATGCCCGGAGCAAATTTCACTCCTGCGTgttttgtttctgctatttgtgGTTTGTGGTTCCTCTCCTTCTCAATTATAtagataaaatacatttcagaataAAGTACACAAGATATGCTAGATTTGATGCTGGCTGGCTAAAGGTTTGCTAATGTTAGATTTGGATTTTGTACAGCTTTTTGGCAATTTTTGgaagattaaatatatttaaatatatctcTGAAGACGTGTTTAATATCATCAATGAGCCCTTCTGTTACTTAAGTCTATTTAAACTTGCCTTTTGAAGACTATCATGTCTGATTTCTCCATGTCTTTTAGCTCATTTCATGAAATATGATGCTCACACGGA encodes the following:
- the pgm3 gene encoding phosphoacetylglucosamine mutase isoform X1; its protein translation is MAEFQEVNEKSDLHPKPAGLVLQYGTAGFRTKAGNLDHIMFRMGLLAALRSRKTSAAIGVMVTASHNPEEDNGVKLVDPMGEMLAPAWESYASQLANAEQTDLVVTLKNIIEKEAIVMSQSANVFVGRDTRSSSVLLSQAVLDGVSALGGVSKDYGLVTTPQLHFMVCCHNTQGEYGEPTVDGYYKKLCQAFSQLCKNASNRTDDQKHLTVDGANGVGALKVREIEGHIKKELQISLVNDCGGKLNHQCGADFVKVQQKPPTGMKVNAGERCCSFDGDADRIVYYYIDSEGRFHLLDGDKIATLISTFLKELLIQAGLELNLAVVQTAYANGSSTQYLENTMKARKDSRSSYSKVPVRCTKTGVKHLHHAALEFDIGVYFEANGHGTVLFSKAAQEKIQQLTEDSNTNDERKRAVLLLQSTINVINQTVGDAISDMLLVEAILAIKGMTAQQWDAIYTDLPNRQLKVKVADRCVIDTTEAERRAVSPAGLQDCIDGLVKKYPHGRSFVRPSGTEDVVRVYAEADTQDNADALAHEVSVAVYRMAGGVGAEPKPL
- the si:dkey-6e2.2 gene encoding uncharacterized protein si:dkey-6e2.2, which gives rise to MNTHWQDREIRELVAIRARDEVKRQISGTVRYTVLYGYIARMLKDRGFVRAQKQVINKLKSLKKKCMTINDKMGPVATPHIGTPRGNSASPSTSLEENPVPQTCPLDVFICDGGRDADGTVETPASDAEVTDCSSQADSSAGPAEDGLESPSQAPQVLPVLPRKRKRSREDHTAALFGKVMAELKEMDKTAAEREDARLKLFMAHEIHLWESQ
- the pgm3 gene encoding phosphoacetylglucosamine mutase isoform X2; the encoded protein is MAEFQEVNEKSDLHPKPAGLVLQYGTAGFRTKAGNLDHIMFRMGLLAALRSRKTSAAIGVMVTASHNPEEDNGVKLVDPMGEMLAPAWESYASQLANAEQTDLVVTLKNIIEKEAIVMSQSANVFVGRDTRSSSVLLSQAVLDGVSALGGVSKDYGLVTTPQLHFMVCCHNTQGEYGEPTVDGYYKKLCQAFSQLCKNASNRTDDQKHLTVDGANGVGALKVREIEGHIKKELQISLVNDCGGKLNHQCGADFVKVQQKPPTGMKVNAGERCCSFDGDADRIVYYYIDSEGRFHLLDGDKIATLISTFLKELLIQAGLELNLAVVQTAYANGSSTQYLENTMKVPVRCTKTGVKHLHHAALEFDIGVYFEANGHGTVLFSKAAQEKIQQLTEDSNTNDERKRAVLLLQSTINVINQTVGDAISDMLLVEAILAIKGMTAQQWDAIYTDLPNRQLKVKVADRCVIDTTEAERRAVSPAGLQDCIDGLVKKYPHGRSFVRPSGTEDVVRVYAEADTQDNADALAHEVSVAVYRMAGGVGAEPKPL